The nucleotide sequence TTATAATGACAAAAATGGACTCAAAGCCTTTTCAGACCATGAGGTTCACAATGTGCTTACTCGTTCAGGAGTAAAAAAGAAAATCTTCGACTCAAAGAATAAGGCCAACGAATGGTACATAACCGACCTTGAAACGGTCAAGAAAGCCATAAGCGCTGTAAAAGAAGGCAGAGATTCACTTCATGCGAGTGAAGTAACAGAAACGCAATCACCCATTGTATTTAGACCTGAACAAAAGGAAGCCATTGAAAAAACGGCCAAGCAATTCAAAAAAGGAAATGAGATGCTTTGGTTCGCCAAAATGCGCTTTGGGAAGACTCTTTCAGCCTTACAAGTAGTCAAAGACCACGATTTTACCAGAACCCTGATTTTAACGCATCGCCCAGTGGTGGATAAAGGTTGGTTCGAGGACTTCGGAAAAATTTTTTATGATGCTCCCAACTTCTCTTATGGTTCCAAAAATCAAGGGGATCAATTTGCTACTCTTGAACGTGAATGCAAAAAAGGGAAATCCAAATATATCTATTTTGCTTCAATGCAGGACTTACGCGGTTCTGAGTTGGTAGGTGGCAATTTTGATAAGAACGATGAGCTATTCAGCACCGCTTGGGACTTTATCATTATTGATGAAGCACATGAAGGAACGCAAACAGAATTAGGGAAAAACGTTCTTGAAGAACTAAGAAAAGACGAAACAAAAATACTTCATTTATCAGGTACACCTTTCAACTTGTTGGATAATTACAAGGAAGATGAAATTTTCACTTGGGATTATGTAATGGAGCAAAAAGCCAAAGCCCAATGGGATAAAATTCACTTTGGCGATCCCAACCCTTATGCGTCACTTCCAAAACTTAATATCTTCACCTACGATTTAGGAAAACTCCTGCATGGTTATATTGATGAAGAAGTCGCTTTCAATTTCCGTGAGTTTTTCCGAGTGAACGATTCAGGAGATTTTCTACACAAAAAGGATGTGCTTTCATTCCTAAACTTAATCTGTAAATCGGACGCTGAAAGCAATTATCCTTATTCAACAGAAGAATATCGAGATAATTTTCGTCGCTCGCTTTGGATGGTGCCAGGCGTAAAAGAAGCTCGTGCGTTAAGTACTTTACTTCAATCGCATCCTGTTTTCAGTCAGTTTAAAATTGTAAATGTTGCGGGTGATGGAGACGAAGAAGAAGCCAATGAAGAAGCCCTTAAAAAAGTAGAGAAAGCGATAAGCGACAAACCCCATGAAACCTATACCATAACGCTTTCCTGTGGTCGTTTGACGACAGGAGTTTCGGTAAAAGCTTGGACAGCCGTTTTCATGCTTTCAGGTTCGCACAATACTTCTGCTTCCGCTTACATGCAAACCATTTTCAGGGTGCAGACCCCAGCAACTATAAATGGGAAAGTGAAAGAAGAATGCTTTGTATTTGACTTTGCTCCTGACCGCACCTTGAAGGTTATAGCCGAAACAGCCAAGGTTTCTGCTAAGGCAGGCAAAACAAGTTACTCTGACCGAAATGTAATGGGCGAATTCCTGAACTTCTGCCCCATCATTGCCTTTGACGGTTCACGCATGAAAGACTATGACGTGAATGGTATGCTCGAACAGCTCAAAAAGGTTTATGTTGAAAGAGTGGTTAGAAATGGGTTTGAGGATAATCATCTTTATAACGATAATGAGTTAATGACCTTAGATGATGTTGACCTTGAAGAGTTTAATAACCTAAAAAAAATTATCGGAAGTACCAAGGCAATGCCAAAATCAAAAGACCTTGATATAAACAAACAAGGCTTTACTGATGAAGAATATGAAAAGCTAGATAAAGCTGAGAAGAAACCGAAACGCCAACTTTCCGAAGAAGAAAAAGAACTTTTAGAGCGGAAAAAGCAGAAAAAGAAACAAAAAGAAAGTGCCATTTCTATTCTTCGGGGTATTTCTATTCGAATGCCGTTAATGATATATGGTGCAGAATTACAGAATGAGGATGAAGAGCTTTCGATTGACAACTTTGCCACATTAGTCGATCAACAATCGTGGTTAGAGTTTATGCCAAAAGGGGTTACTAAACAAAAGTTTAATGCGTTTAAAAAATATTACGACCCTGACGTCTT is from Saccharicrinis carchari and encodes:
- a CDS encoding Eco57I restriction-modification methylase domain-containing protein gives rise to the protein MKFTSSLKLKLIYVFRINDDGHRGCLKIGEATSDNENIWGLEPNSKALNKAAKKRIDQYTQTAGIAYDLLYTELTIYNDKNGLKAFSDHEVHNVLTRSGVKKKIFDSKNKANEWYITDLETVKKAISAVKEGRDSLHASEVTETQSPIVFRPEQKEAIEKTAKQFKKGNEMLWFAKMRFGKTLSALQVVKDHDFTRTLILTHRPVVDKGWFEDFGKIFYDAPNFSYGSKNQGDQFATLERECKKGKSKYIYFASMQDLRGSELVGGNFDKNDELFSTAWDFIIIDEAHEGTQTELGKNVLEELRKDETKILHLSGTPFNLLDNYKEDEIFTWDYVMEQKAKAQWDKIHFGDPNPYASLPKLNIFTYDLGKLLHGYIDEEVAFNFREFFRVNDSGDFLHKKDVLSFLNLICKSDAESNYPYSTEEYRDNFRRSLWMVPGVKEARALSTLLQSHPVFSQFKIVNVAGDGDEEEANEEALKKVEKAISDKPHETYTITLSCGRLTTGVSVKAWTAVFMLSGSHNTSASAYMQTIFRVQTPATINGKVKEECFVFDFAPDRTLKVIAETAKVSAKAGKTSYSDRNVMGEFLNFCPIIAFDGSRMKDYDVNGMLEQLKKVYVERVVRNGFEDNHLYNDNELMTLDDVDLEEFNNLKKIIGSTKAMPKSKDLDINKQGFTDEEYEKLDKAEKKPKRQLSEEEKELLERKKQKKKQKESAISILRGISIRMPLMIYGAELQNEDEELSIDNFATLVDQQSWLEFMPKGVTKQKFNAFKKYYDPDVFRAAGKRIRALARAADHQTIEERIERITHIFGTFRNPDKETVLTPWRVVNMHLGDCLGGYSFLSENREKTISEPHFVSQGKVTDEVFSPDTHILEINSKSGLYPLYVAYSIFRNRIKEQYPTAGPNELTIEQQQKLWDKTVAENVFVLCKTPMAKSITKRTLVGFREREVNTRYFEDMVRQITQRPEKFITKIRKGQSYWKANKKNDMKFNAIVGNPPYQVTAESGNRSLPVYNHFVQISKDIKPDFLSLIVPSRWMSGGLGLTEFRQSMLEDKRLHRMTDYPDSNQIFPGVEVKGGICYFLWNSNHNDKCEVTTIRGESIYGPVKRQLDKFDILVRDSLSVVILDKVLEKDEESITSILSVDKEFGWTSNFNAFEKNKVDGFVPLHYITKGKRQVGWINRDDITKSVHLIDTYKVLIPKAGSDGGKRIPDIVLGKPLIADNPSVCTQSYLFFYVDSKEESINIERFLKSKFLRFLVSLRKMTQDATKSTYTWVPIQDFTDNSDIDWSKPIPEIDQQLYKKYKLSEEEIAFVERMIKPMAE